In Thermococcus camini, a genomic segment contains:
- a CDS encoding DUF4013 domain-containing protein, whose amino-acid sequence MGAVDAFVRTFSLIMEAKRLYIPALIFALLLAPVAAYLLPGEPSFEITPNQTTSGDVMIEQYGGDVEEEFLDYLTQLGKAFAVMTLISTIIGSIVQYAITKGTLLHESGKDYSLGELLIDGLKHLPGVVIIELIFMVVAISLAAVALIPAVLGALFLPWGAVLVLIGVLLLLAVLAITTSLTAIAIPLYADKGRISAAFEAFGMIFGNALSSLAFGVLLWVGVIAITMVTGPLSFAAEVILPAGIASYVSQFIQAPFNALLMEFLCVGGVVFYLEIQKMEELKKVDKELMELGIEI is encoded by the coding sequence ATGGGCGCGGTAGATGCGTTTGTAAGGACATTCTCGCTCATAATGGAAGCAAAGAGACTCTACATCCCGGCACTGATCTTCGCACTCCTTCTCGCTCCGGTGGCGGCGTATCTGCTACCAGGTGAGCCGTCCTTTGAAATCACCCCGAACCAGACCACCAGCGGGGATGTGATGATAGAGCAGTACGGTGGGGACGTGGAGGAAGAGTTCCTGGACTACCTCACTCAGCTCGGAAAGGCCTTCGCGGTGATGACCCTCATCAGCACCATCATTGGCTCGATAGTCCAGTACGCCATCACGAAGGGTACCCTCCTCCACGAGTCCGGGAAGGATTATTCCCTGGGTGAACTCCTAATCGACGGCCTCAAGCACCTGCCGGGCGTCGTTATCATAGAGCTGATTTTCATGGTAGTTGCCATCTCACTCGCCGCGGTCGCGCTTATCCCTGCGGTTCTGGGAGCGCTGTTCCTCCCATGGGGCGCGGTGCTGGTACTAATCGGAGTCCTGCTCCTCCTTGCGGTACTGGCCATCACAACCAGCCTCACGGCCATAGCAATACCTCTCTACGCGGATAAGGGAAGGATAAGCGCGGCCTTTGAGGCATTTGGAATGATTTTCGGAAACGCCCTCTCCAGCCTTGCGTTCGGCGTGCTCCTCTGGGTGGGCGTGATAGCGATAACGATGGTTACTGGACCTCTGAGCTTTGCGGCGGAGGTAATCCTCCCAGCAGGGATTGCCAGCTACGTCTCGCAGTTCATCCAGGCCCCATTCAACGCCCTCCTAATGGAGTTCCTGTGCGTTGGGGGGGTTGTATTCTACCTGGAGATTCAGAAGATGGAAGAACTGAAAAAAGTTGACAAAGAGCTCATGGAGCTTGGAATTGAGATCTAA
- a CDS encoding 30S ribosomal protein S8e produces MAIWQGRSLKKPSGGRIILARKKRKRELGREPAFTKVGEDREKKKIIRTYGGNRKVRLIEALYANVFDGGKGKKVKILNVVENPANRQYVRRNIITKGAIVETEAGRAIVTSRPGQDGVVNAVLIKEESA; encoded by the coding sequence ATGGCTATCTGGCAGGGAAGATCACTCAAGAAGCCTTCGGGCGGAAGGATTATCCTCGCTAGGAAGAAGAGGAAGAGGGAGCTCGGAAGGGAGCCCGCTTTCACCAAGGTCGGCGAGGACAGGGAGAAGAAGAAGATAATCAGGACCTACGGCGGAAACAGGAAGGTAAGGCTCATCGAGGCCCTCTACGCCAACGTCTTCGACGGCGGGAAGGGCAAGAAGGTCAAGATACTCAACGTCGTTGAGAACCCGGCCAACAGGCAGTACGTCAGGAGAAACATAATCACCAAGGGCGCCATCGTCGAGACCGAGGCCGGCAGGGCCATCGTCACCAGCAGGCCCGGCCAGGACGGAGTTGTAAACGCCGTCCTTATCAAGGAAGAGAGCGCCTGA
- a CDS encoding AlbA family DNA-binding domain-containing protein, with protein sequence MDVNELLALIRQGENERIEFKRRATPEIAREICAMANADGGYILIGVSDEGNVLGCDIKKARETISSSLQNITPPLQVKTHALELGDRNVLVIEVPKSRNLCSIGGVAYIRIGSGIRPLSIQEILMLSSELGAVTWDEFPAAELSKTKEEYVEWFFSAVEKARGRRIPEEDWSRYLRSAKAIKGDKLTNAGVLFFTDVEEFIPHAGGRIVRMDGERPVWSREFRGPVWKVIDEMYAELLSQFSTIEVVARTKRTKLPEYPLRAVREAIINAFAHRNYAIPADVRIFIHPDMIVIRNPGGLMPGVDLEDPEHVPRNPNLCGLMYDAGYIEKYGYGLRLIREECRKHGLVEVEFKSSANRFEVVFKKKTDELLDDTDRKILEFLTVPRRSGEIAEYVGLSKPAVLKRIEKLEALGLARATGRGAQRRYEMVHR encoded by the coding sequence ATGGACGTGAACGAACTTCTGGCACTCATTCGCCAAGGAGAGAACGAGAGGATAGAGTTCAAACGCAGGGCAACGCCTGAAATCGCCAGAGAGATATGTGCCATGGCAAACGCCGACGGGGGCTACATCCTTATAGGTGTAAGCGACGAGGGCAATGTTTTGGGATGTGACATCAAAAAGGCTAGGGAAACGATATCCTCCTCACTCCAGAACATCACCCCTCCTCTTCAGGTAAAAACCCACGCGCTTGAGCTTGGGGACAGAAACGTCCTTGTCATAGAAGTTCCAAAGTCCCGGAACCTCTGCTCTATCGGTGGAGTTGCCTACATCAGGATAGGCTCTGGGATAAGGCCCCTTTCAATCCAGGAGATTCTCATGCTCTCCTCCGAGCTGGGGGCGGTTACCTGGGACGAGTTTCCCGCGGCAGAACTCTCGAAGACGAAGGAAGAATACGTGGAATGGTTTTTCTCAGCGGTGGAGAAGGCAAGGGGCAGACGTATCCCAGAGGAAGACTGGAGCCGCTACCTAAGGAGCGCAAAGGCGATTAAAGGAGACAAGCTGACGAATGCAGGAGTCCTGTTTTTCACCGATGTCGAGGAGTTCATACCGCACGCAGGGGGCAGGATTGTCAGAATGGACGGAGAGAGACCTGTGTGGAGCAGGGAGTTCCGGGGGCCTGTATGGAAGGTTATAGATGAGATGTACGCGGAGCTCCTTTCCCAGTTCAGCACGATAGAAGTGGTGGCGAGAACGAAGAGAACCAAACTGCCCGAGTATCCCCTAAGGGCCGTTAGGGAGGCGATAATAAACGCCTTCGCCCACAGGAACTACGCAATCCCCGCGGACGTTAGGATTTTCATTCATCCCGACATGATTGTAATAAGAAATCCCGGGGGCCTGATGCCGGGAGTGGACCTCGAAGACCCCGAACACGTGCCGAGGAACCCGAACCTCTGCGGACTTATGTACGATGCGGGCTACATCGAAAAGTACGGCTACGGCCTAAGACTGATCCGCGAGGAATGCAGAAAACACGGCCTCGTGGAGGTAGAGTTTAAGAGCAGTGCAAACCGCTTTGAAGTGGTCTTCAAGAAGAAAACTGACGAGCTTTTGGATGATACTGACAGAAAAATCTTGGAGTTCCTGACTGTCCCAAGGAGGAGCGGTGAGATAGCGGAGTACGTCGGCCTCTCAAAGCCCGCCGTGTTAAAGAGGATTGAAAAGCTCGAAGCCCTGGGCCTCGCAAGAGCCACAGGCAGAGGTGCCCAGAGAAGGTACGAGATGGTTCATCGTTAA
- a CDS encoding NOG1 family protein — translation MRNPFEKMPTVLTADEIIDKAFRRAEKAASALTPKGGPRAKARQREELRIRTISNVIRDNLKKLLDRTPGVSELPPFYRELVDTLVDRDQFHRSLAHVNWAIKTIRNLEQRYAEKIRYSRDPDEMSRLRRQFYGRVADVIRDIADDLEYLNQARNVLKDLPVVDLNLPTVVIAGHPNVGKSTLLRVLTNARPEVASYPFTTKGINVGQFEEHYLKYQVIDTPGLLDRPLSERNEVERQAILALKHLGKVIVYIFDPSEYCGYPIEEQTHLFEEIYAEFGEFPFIVVLNKVDIADEEKIKTVENFVRSKGLEPLRISALNGEGLDELKRRVIELVKPMVEEQARKIMEKELRKYRDELEL, via the coding sequence ATGAGAAATCCTTTTGAGAAGATGCCCACTGTTCTTACCGCTGACGAGATTATCGATAAGGCCTTCAGGAGAGCGGAGAAAGCGGCCTCGGCCCTCACCCCCAAGGGCGGCCCCAGGGCCAAGGCCAGGCAGAGGGAAGAGCTGAGAATCAGAACGATCTCCAACGTCATCCGCGACAACCTGAAGAAACTGCTGGACAGGACACCGGGGGTTTCAGAACTTCCTCCGTTCTACAGGGAGCTGGTTGATACGCTCGTTGATCGCGACCAGTTCCACCGCTCCCTGGCCCACGTCAACTGGGCAATAAAGACGATACGGAACCTTGAGCAGCGCTACGCCGAGAAGATACGATACTCGCGCGACCCGGACGAGATGTCAAGGCTCCGCAGGCAGTTCTACGGCCGCGTCGCCGACGTCATCAGGGACATCGCCGACGACCTTGAGTACCTCAACCAGGCCAGAAACGTCCTCAAAGACCTCCCGGTCGTTGATCTCAACCTTCCGACGGTCGTGATAGCAGGTCATCCCAACGTCGGCAAGAGCACGCTCCTCAGGGTGCTGACGAACGCCAGACCCGAGGTTGCCAGCTACCCCTTCACCACCAAGGGCATAAACGTCGGCCAGTTCGAGGAGCACTACCTGAAATACCAGGTCATAGACACACCGGGTTTGCTCGACAGGCCGCTGAGCGAGAGGAACGAGGTCGAGAGACAGGCTATCTTGGCTTTAAAGCACCTCGGAAAGGTGATAGTTTACATCTTCGACCCCAGTGAGTACTGCGGCTATCCGATTGAAGAGCAGACCCACCTGTTCGAGGAAATCTACGCCGAGTTCGGCGAGTTCCCCTTCATCGTTGTCCTCAACAAGGTGGACATAGCGGACGAGGAGAAAATAAAGACTGTTGAGAACTTCGTCCGCTCCAAGGGGCTCGAACCCCTCAGAATCTCGGCGCTCAACGGTGAAGGCCTGGATGAGCTGAAGAGACGCGTCATCGAGCTGGTCAAACCGATGGTTGAGGAGCAGGCAAGGAAAATAATGGAGAAGGAGCTGCGGAAGTACAGGGACGAGCTGGAGCTCTGA
- a CDS encoding MBL fold metallo-hydrolase: MRLTVIYENHAGFVKGLLGGHGFSALLEHRGRRVLIDTGTDGEVLLSNMTWLGIDPGEIDFVFITHGHYDHTGGLKAFLNAREEPVRVIAHPGIFRRRVALKPHRRDIGIPFDRRELEGLGAEFILKEEPFEFAPGLWSSGEIPRRTWDRAVGYVEENGSLIRDPIPDDIALIIDLGNSVAVVTGCGHSGVLNIAWHAEDVLGKPVRALIGGLHLRGAKKELLNEVVERIDAERLYAGHCTGLDEYAFLKAGLGERIEQLYVGRVIEL; this comes from the coding sequence ATGAGGCTGACCGTGATCTATGAGAACCATGCGGGGTTCGTGAAGGGCCTCCTGGGCGGGCACGGGTTTTCCGCCCTCCTGGAGCACAGGGGCAGAAGGGTGCTCATCGACACAGGAACCGACGGGGAGGTGCTTCTCAGCAACATGACCTGGCTTGGAATCGATCCCGGGGAAATAGACTTCGTTTTCATAACCCACGGGCACTACGACCATACCGGCGGACTGAAGGCGTTTTTAAATGCGCGGGAGGAGCCGGTGAGGGTCATCGCCCACCCAGGAATCTTCCGGCGCAGGGTGGCACTGAAACCCCACAGGAGGGATATAGGAATCCCCTTTGACAGGAGGGAGCTTGAGGGGCTCGGGGCCGAGTTCATCCTGAAAGAAGAGCCCTTCGAGTTTGCGCCGGGACTCTGGAGTTCCGGGGAAATACCGCGGCGCACGTGGGACAGGGCCGTTGGTTACGTTGAGGAGAACGGCAGCCTCATCAGAGACCCGATCCCCGATGATATCGCCCTGATCATCGACCTGGGGAACTCGGTAGCCGTCGTCACCGGCTGCGGACACTCTGGAGTTCTGAACATAGCGTGGCACGCGGAGGACGTTCTTGGAAAGCCAGTCAGGGCGTTGATAGGGGGACTTCACCTGAGGGGCGCCAAAAAAGAGCTTCTAAATGAGGTAGTTGAGAGAATCGACGCCGAAAGGCTCTACGCCGGCCACTGCACGGGTCTGGACGAGTACGCATTCCTGAAGGCGGGGCTGGGCGAGAGGATAGAGCAGCTTTACGTGGGAAGGGTAATCGAACTCTGA
- a CDS encoding undecaprenyl-diphosphate phosphatase, whose product MISPVDYVAPLISGMIIALGSWLPVGPEGHSFTALLWAIAPSYGDYLVPSYLGVTFAVLFYFRELIALGSHNAIKRRLDSDTVYFIYASAFTLLVGYPVLKTVSDSVGPGTSDLINAIVGIGMILVGLLAGTRVRAPLEGIERSIREKKDEATLVDAVVAGLAQGVALIGELSRSGFVLLGLVSTGMDVKRALELSFLVAPVYLAMKLAFMGGWDPELPVVLLFTAFLAAFVVSSVTMKLLLKLAGAVGRRAFLVSFGLIAIAVYLMGVVM is encoded by the coding sequence ATGATATCACCCGTGGACTACGTTGCACCGCTGATTTCCGGAATGATAATCGCGCTTGGCTCCTGGCTCCCGGTCGGTCCGGAGGGTCACTCCTTCACGGCCCTTTTATGGGCTATTGCACCATCGTATGGAGATTATCTCGTTCCCTCCTATCTGGGTGTAACGTTTGCTGTCCTCTTCTATTTCAGGGAGCTGATAGCGCTCGGCTCCCACAATGCGATTAAAAGACGTCTTGATTCGGACACGGTGTACTTCATTTACGCCTCCGCCTTCACCCTGCTGGTGGGGTACCCCGTCCTGAAGACGGTTTCCGACTCAGTGGGTCCCGGTACCTCCGACCTGATAAACGCGATCGTAGGCATTGGGATGATTCTGGTGGGCCTCCTGGCCGGTACGCGCGTTCGGGCACCCCTTGAAGGGATCGAACGCAGTATCCGGGAGAAAAAGGACGAGGCCACCCTGGTGGATGCGGTGGTAGCAGGGCTGGCTCAGGGCGTCGCCCTAATAGGGGAGCTCTCAAGGAGCGGCTTTGTCCTCCTTGGCCTTGTGAGCACGGGTATGGACGTAAAGCGGGCCCTTGAGCTGAGCTTCCTGGTGGCACCCGTGTACCTGGCCATGAAGCTCGCTTTCATGGGAGGATGGGATCCAGAGCTTCCCGTCGTGCTGCTCTTCACAGCGTTCCTGGCGGCGTTCGTGGTGAGCTCTGTAACGATGAAACTCCTCCTCAAACTTGCCGGCGCGGTGGGCAGGCGGGCGTTCCTCGTGTCCTTCGGTTTAATTGCAATCGCGGTTTACCTGATGGGGGTGGTCATGTGA
- the glmU gene encoding bifunctional sugar-1-phosphate nucleotidylyltransferase/acetyltransferase translates to MKAVVLAAGKGERLRPLTDDRPKVILKVANRPIIEYVLENLDPFVDEFIVVVRYEKGKLIKALGDEFNGKPITYVEQLPGEGTAKAIESARKHIGEEEFIVANGDIYFEIAGVKDLIGAFRREKADAALLVKEFDDLSHFGKIEVEGSLVSGVKEKPGKVPGYANLGVYIFRPEVFEFIGKTPVSKRGEYEITDTLNLMIGSGKRVTYAVYSGYWNDIGRPWNLLELNEYILKNRLRHEIRGIVEEGATIVPPVEIGEGTVVRSGAYIVGPVKIGRNSRIGPNCFIRPATSIGDNCHVGNAVEVKNSIIMDGSNAPHLNYVGDSIIGENTNLGAGTITANLRHDRGNVKVEVKGKLEDSGRHKLGAIIGHNVKVGINVSIYPGRKIGSNSFIGPGVIVDRNVPPGSLLIVKQEKEVRKL, encoded by the coding sequence GTGAAGGCGGTTGTTCTTGCCGCTGGAAAGGGTGAAAGGCTCCGGCCGCTGACGGACGACAGGCCAAAGGTTATACTTAAAGTTGCCAACAGGCCTATAATCGAATACGTCCTCGAGAACCTCGATCCTTTTGTGGATGAGTTTATAGTCGTTGTCCGCTACGAGAAGGGAAAACTGATTAAGGCTCTGGGCGATGAGTTCAACGGCAAACCGATAACCTACGTCGAGCAGCTGCCCGGCGAGGGGACTGCCAAGGCAATAGAGTCTGCCCGGAAGCACATCGGGGAGGAGGAGTTCATAGTGGCCAACGGCGACATTTACTTTGAGATCGCGGGTGTAAAGGATCTGATAGGGGCCTTCAGGAGGGAAAAGGCCGACGCTGCCCTTCTCGTTAAAGAGTTCGACGACCTCAGCCACTTTGGCAAGATAGAGGTCGAAGGGAGCCTCGTTTCCGGAGTGAAGGAGAAACCCGGGAAGGTTCCCGGCTACGCCAATCTCGGTGTTTACATATTCAGGCCCGAGGTCTTCGAGTTCATCGGGAAGACCCCCGTGAGCAAGCGCGGCGAGTACGAGATAACGGACACCCTCAACCTCATGATAGGATCCGGAAAAAGGGTGACATACGCGGTTTACTCCGGCTACTGGAACGACATAGGCAGGCCCTGGAACCTCCTTGAGCTCAACGAATACATCCTGAAGAACAGGCTGAGACACGAAATACGTGGTATAGTTGAGGAGGGGGCCACTATAGTCCCGCCGGTTGAGATTGGGGAGGGCACAGTTGTCCGGAGCGGCGCGTATATCGTGGGTCCGGTTAAGATAGGAAGGAACTCCAGAATTGGCCCCAACTGCTTCATACGGCCCGCCACCAGCATAGGAGACAACTGCCACGTGGGCAACGCGGTGGAGGTCAAGAACTCCATAATAATGGACGGCAGCAATGCGCCCCACCTCAACTACGTCGGCGACTCAATAATCGGGGAGAACACCAACCTGGGAGCTGGAACTATAACCGCGAACCTCAGACACGACAGGGGCAACGTGAAGGTTGAGGTTAAGGGTAAGCTCGAGGACAGCGGCAGGCACAAGCTCGGCGCAATAATTGGCCACAACGTCAAGGTGGGCATAAACGTTAGCATCTACCCAGGAAGGAAGATAGGGAGCAACTCTTTCATAGGTCCTGGTGTCATAGTTGATAGAAACGTCCCTCCCGGCAGCCTGCTGATCGTCAAGCAGGAGAAGGAGGTACGGAAGCTTTGA